A genomic segment from Polyangium mundeleinium encodes:
- the bla gene encoding class A beta-lactamase — translation MQRLTLLSAAVLLSACAAPPRALDVTRLERDVAAAEARSGGRLGVAVVEPSSGQRWVHHAGERFPLQSTFKAPLAAAVLARVDAGALSLDKKIEVRRDELSVCWSPLAEAFQGEAQSFSVLDLLTQSVAVSDNTAADVLMHEIGGPESVNALLARSGVTAMHVDRYERDLQLQFHGLAAYEPAMSTCKGMDAAVERLPKDEHVRAFDAYLRDPRDTTTPEAAADFLLKLERGEMLTPASTRVLLDIMHGTKTGPRRLRAGLPPDARLAHKTGSSDDTEGRNGATNDIGIATLPDGRKLVIVALLTDSSAPQETREAALADVARAAVGAMASPR, via the coding sequence ATGCAACGTTTGACGCTCCTCTCCGCCGCTGTCCTCCTCAGTGCTTGCGCTGCGCCGCCCCGCGCGCTCGACGTGACGCGCCTCGAACGGGACGTCGCCGCGGCCGAAGCGCGTTCGGGGGGCCGGCTCGGCGTCGCCGTGGTCGAGCCGAGCTCGGGGCAGCGCTGGGTGCATCACGCCGGCGAGCGATTTCCTCTGCAAAGCACGTTCAAGGCGCCGCTCGCCGCGGCGGTGCTCGCGCGCGTGGACGCGGGCGCGCTCTCGCTCGACAAGAAGATCGAGGTGCGTCGCGACGAACTGAGCGTCTGCTGGAGCCCGCTCGCGGAGGCGTTTCAGGGCGAAGCGCAATCGTTCTCGGTGCTCGACCTTCTCACGCAATCCGTGGCCGTGAGCGACAATACGGCCGCGGACGTCCTCATGCACGAGATCGGCGGCCCCGAGAGCGTCAATGCCCTGCTCGCCCGATCGGGCGTGACCGCGATGCACGTCGATCGCTACGAGCGGGACTTGCAGCTCCAGTTCCACGGGCTCGCCGCGTACGAGCCAGCCATGTCCACCTGCAAGGGGATGGACGCCGCGGTCGAGCGGTTGCCGAAGGACGAACACGTGCGCGCCTTCGACGCCTATCTGCGAGATCCCCGTGATACGACCACGCCCGAGGCCGCCGCGGATTTCCTTCTGAAGCTCGAGCGCGGGGAGATGCTCACGCCGGCCTCGACGCGCGTCCTGCTCGACATCATGCACGGCACGAAAACCGGTCCTCGCCGGCTTCGCGCCGGTCTGCCGCCGGACGCGCGTTTGGCGCATAAAACCGGGTCGTCTGACGATACCGAGGGACGTAATGGCGCGACGAACGACATCGGGATCGCCACGCTGCCGGACGGGCGAAAGCTCGTGATCGTGGCCCTCTTGACGGATTCGAGCGCGCCGCAGGAGACGCGCGAGGCGGCCCTGGCCGACGTCGCGCGGGCCGCCGTGGGGGCCATGGCGAGCCCACGATGA
- a CDS encoding chloride channel protein has translation MALVLDSAALQANCCEMDPSPEKPGVSATRTPLPSQRAQGLLSALLVDASPIDLRLVGRTLLHAALVGVGAGVVAVVFFAAIELLDRFFLSGLAGYRALRAAGESFLGEHGMGAFRPWLLMILPALGGLASGLLTRLAPECRGGGGDAMIEAFHRHGGIIRRRVVWVKALASALTLGTGGAGGREGPTMQIGAAFGSFVAGTLKVSARERRLLMIAGVAAGMSAIFRTPLGAALLATEVLYRDDVESDALIPALLASVLSYSVFISVFGEATLFAHAPRYPFVPAHLPLYALLAIFVALCAIVFLKVMAFVKRTSARLPVPDWARPGVGGLALGLVAVPLLLFLSGRHLVPEGQGIGVLGGGYGAAQVAITGASWLPDGWQAVELLVALAAIKIVAASLTIGTGGSAGDFAPSLAIGGLVGGAFGRIAALSIGDPRIDPGAFALVGMGTFYGGVAHVPLGSLVMVCELAGSYDLLVPLMLAEGIAFVALRDRSLYSAQVPTQRDSPAHPPGVLDVLGSLKVADVMIAGRPYVQFALATPVPEVLRLASDTGWQDVFPVLDGQGKMAGVITSDVVRLLATERDLEPFALAADAMQPPVTVRPDDDLRKATEVLLAQGVREVPVVDDAGRIVGFLDESEVGRAYLDATAREERAA, from the coding sequence GTGGCCCTCGTGCTAGACTCGGCCGCACTCCAGGCGAACTGCTGCGAAATGGATCCATCTCCGGAAAAACCAGGCGTTTCCGCCACACGGACGCCCCTCCCGTCGCAGCGCGCGCAGGGCCTGCTCTCCGCGCTCCTCGTCGACGCCTCGCCCATCGACCTTCGCCTCGTCGGCCGCACCTTGCTCCACGCGGCGCTCGTTGGGGTCGGGGCGGGCGTCGTCGCGGTCGTGTTTTTCGCGGCGATCGAGCTTTTGGATCGATTCTTTCTCTCGGGCCTCGCCGGCTACCGTGCGCTCCGCGCCGCGGGGGAGTCCTTTTTGGGCGAGCACGGCATGGGGGCCTTTCGTCCCTGGCTCCTCATGATACTGCCCGCGCTCGGCGGCCTCGCGAGCGGCCTGCTCACGCGCCTCGCGCCCGAATGCCGCGGCGGCGGCGGCGACGCGATGATCGAGGCCTTCCATCGCCACGGCGGGATCATCCGGCGGCGCGTCGTATGGGTGAAGGCGCTAGCCTCCGCGCTCACGCTCGGGACCGGCGGCGCGGGTGGGCGCGAGGGGCCCACGATGCAGATCGGCGCGGCCTTCGGCTCGTTCGTCGCGGGGACCTTGAAGGTCTCCGCGCGCGAGCGGCGGCTCCTCATGATCGCGGGCGTCGCGGCCGGCATGAGCGCGATCTTCCGGACCCCGCTCGGCGCAGCCCTGCTCGCCACCGAGGTCCTTTATCGCGACGACGTGGAGAGCGACGCGCTCATCCCCGCGCTGCTCGCGAGCGTCCTCTCATATTCGGTCTTCATTTCCGTCTTCGGCGAGGCCACGCTCTTCGCGCACGCGCCGCGGTATCCGTTTGTCCCGGCGCACCTTCCGCTGTATGCGCTCCTCGCGATCTTCGTCGCGCTTTGCGCCATCGTTTTTCTCAAGGTGATGGCGTTCGTGAAGCGCACGTCCGCGCGCCTGCCGGTCCCGGATTGGGCGCGCCCCGGCGTTGGTGGCCTCGCGCTCGGGCTCGTGGCCGTGCCCTTGCTCTTGTTCCTCAGCGGGCGGCACCTCGTGCCCGAGGGGCAGGGGATTGGCGTGCTCGGCGGTGGTTATGGCGCCGCGCAGGTGGCCATCACGGGCGCGTCGTGGTTGCCCGACGGATGGCAGGCCGTCGAGCTGCTCGTGGCGCTCGCGGCGATCAAAATCGTCGCGGCCTCGCTCACCATCGGCACGGGCGGCAGCGCGGGTGATTTCGCCCCCTCGCTGGCGATCGGCGGGCTCGTCGGGGGCGCGTTCGGCCGCATCGCGGCGCTCTCGATCGGCGACCCGCGTATCGATCCCGGCGCGTTCGCGCTCGTCGGCATGGGCACGTTTTACGGGGGCGTCGCGCACGTGCCGCTCGGCTCGCTCGTCATGGTCTGCGAGCTTGCCGGCAGCTACGACTTGCTCGTCCCGCTCATGCTCGCCGAGGGCATTGCATTCGTGGCGCTGCGCGATCGCTCGCTTTATTCGGCGCAGGTCCCCACGCAGCGCGACTCCCCCGCGCATCCGCCGGGCGTGCTCGACGTGCTCGGCTCCCTCAAGGTCGCCGACGTGATGATCGCCGGCCGGCCTTACGTGCAGTTCGCCCTCGCGACGCCGGTGCCCGAGGTCCTTCGCCTCGCTTCGGACACGGGCTGGCAGGACGTGTTTCCTGTGCTCGACGGGCAGGGGAAAATGGCTGGGGTCATCACGAGCGATGTCGTGCGCCTGCTCGCGACGGAGCGGGACCTCGAACCATTCGCCCTCGCCGCCGACGCCATGCAGCCGCCGGTGACCGTGCGGCCGGACGACGATTTGAGGAAGGCGACCGAGGTGCTGCTCGCGCAAGGCGTGCGGGAAGTGCCCGTCGTCGACGACGCGGGCAGGATCGTGGGTTTTCTCGATGAATCCGAGGTAGGGCGCGCCTATCTCGACGCGACCGCGCGCGAGGAGCGGGCGGCTTGA
- a CDS encoding TetR/AcrR family transcriptional regulator: MVARRSQKPRDPARRQRILEAARRHFTQHGFKGTNLDAVAAEAGCAKGALYLEFADKESLLREVVEQSFAAIGARYAEEVMSIASPLERLVATLRFAYRQLLADPMFGKLLREDPDFRALGLTSDSQKVEEGKAQLAMIRGWVDEGIARGEIRADIDRDAVPIVIGVLRFAPQHLGMIAELGLFSTERALDAIVDVFRAGLAAPKSPPPAKRAGPTPQRRSKR; the protein is encoded by the coding sequence ATGGTCGCACGACGTAGCCAAAAGCCCCGCGATCCTGCGCGACGCCAGCGCATCCTCGAAGCGGCGCGACGGCATTTCACCCAGCACGGCTTCAAGGGGACGAACCTCGACGCGGTCGCGGCCGAGGCGGGCTGCGCGAAAGGCGCGCTTTACCTCGAGTTCGCCGACAAGGAGTCGCTCCTGCGCGAGGTCGTCGAGCAGTCGTTCGCGGCGATCGGCGCTCGTTATGCCGAGGAGGTCATGTCGATCGCGTCACCGCTCGAGCGCCTCGTGGCCACGCTGCGTTTCGCGTATCGCCAGCTCCTCGCCGACCCGATGTTCGGCAAGCTGCTCCGCGAGGACCCGGATTTCCGCGCGCTCGGGCTCACCTCCGATTCGCAAAAGGTCGAGGAAGGCAAGGCGCAGCTCGCCATGATCCGCGGCTGGGTCGATGAGGGAATCGCGCGCGGCGAGATTCGCGCCGACATCGATCGCGACGCGGTGCCAATCGTGATCGGGGTCCTGCGCTTCGCGCCGCAGCACCTCGGCATGATAGCCGAGCTCGGCCTCTTTTCGACCGAGCGCGCGCTCGACGCGATCGTCGACGTCTTCCGCGCGGGGCTCGCCGCGCCGAAAAGCCCGCCGCCCGCGAAACGCGCCGGGCCCACACCCCAAAGGAGATCCAAGCGATGA